The genome window TTCTCTCATTACATTGAATCAATCGGAATACAGATTTCATTGAATAAACCAGAAATAGAGATGTTTCAGAAATTCATTATCAACAGAGACGGAGTACTGAAGTTCGGGCGTGTCTATCTTCACCGTGACATGCTGTCACCCGGCGAGCAATGCACCTACGGGGGCGGTTTGTGGAAGATAGATGAAGGCAGAGGCGCCATCGTGCTCTACGGCAGAAGTTTCGACTTCGGTCCTCCCGATTTCGACTTTGTGAAACAGATAGACTGGACGGGCTTGGGCGGCACCCCTCGCCCGCTCTTCTATCTGCCTCATTGGCCTAGCGAAGAAGAGATTGTGCCAGTCATCATCAATTAAGAAAATAGTATAATATTCTATAATTTTCTGTGTAAAACTTGCGGATATCAGAATAAAACACTATTTTTGCGAAGAGAAATCCTTCTCGGGGAAGTGCTCTCTAAGAGAAGAGATTCCGTAAATAAGTAACAATTAAAAAGCAGTATAGTATGAAAAAGAAATTAGTTTTGACAGCAGCCGTCATCGCTGCATTGTCAGTTGTCTCCTGCAATGGCAAGAAGACAAATAGCCAGGGGGCTGACCAGGATAGCCTCAGTTATGCTGAAAATGATTCGCTCAATTCCAACGATGTCATTCTCGATTCCATCGCCGGCACCTACGAGGGAACTCTCCCTGCTGCCGACTGTCCGGGCATCAAGACCGTTTTGACGCTCAACGCCGACAGCACCTACCAGTACTCAGCCGACTATCTGGAGCGCAAGGATGGTCACGACGAAGCGAGCGGTATCTTCAAGGTATTGGCTAACAACGTGGTAGAAATCACCCGTCCATCGAGTGGCGAGACATCTTACTACAAGGTAAAGGATGCCAACAGCCTCATCATGACCGATTCGCTGGGCAATGAGCCTGAAGGCGCCATGGCTAAGCACTATGTGCTGACTAAGAAAAGGTAAAAGAGCCTTTAAAAGATAAAAGGGTAAAAAGAGCACCCTAGCGTAACATTCCGCTAGGCTCTTTTTACCTTTTTACTTTTTTACCCTTTTACCTTTAAAACGCCTTTTTTGCCGGTTCTCACAGCGCCATTATTACAAACCTGTTACATTCCTGCCTTTCAAGTTAAAATCAATTAAGTTTTGCACCGGAACCTTCGCTATTCCAGATATTTTTCCTAATTTTGCGCCCACGTTTCTAACAGATGAAATGATTTTAAGATTCAATGGTATATACTAAATAGATTAAGGATAAAGAAAAATGGAACATGTTTTTACTGAATCGATGTTTTTGGTGGGATTCGTGATTTTCATCGCCGCCATACTCGTATTAGACATGCTGGTCATCGACCGAAAGGCACATGTGGTGTCTATCAAGGAAGCCGGTTCATGGACGGCTGTATGGATTATTCTAGCGCTCGCCTTCGCCGTATTCATCTATTTTCATGGCGACATGGTACACGGCATAGAGAACTTCGACGACCTGAAGCTGATAGCCTCGCGCTATGCTTCGCATCTCAAACTGGACCCGAACGACTATGAGGGGAGTCTGCAGCAATACCGGCACTATATGACCATCTCCTACATCTCGGGTTATCTGATAGAGAAAACGCTCTCGGTAGATAATCTCTTCGTGATGATGATGATTTTCACCTCGTTCGGAGTAGACAAGAAAGATTACCAGCACGTACTGAACTGGGGTATTCTGGGAGCCATCGTGCTGCGCTTCATCTTCATCTTCGCGGGTGCTGCGCTCATCAGCCGGTTCGCCTGGATTTTACTCGTATTCGGAGGATTCCTGGTTTACAGCGGTGCCAAGATGTTCCTCAACAGGAACAAGAAGGAGGAAATCAATGCTCTGGAGCATCCGGTAGTGAAGTTCATGCAGAAGCGCCTGCATCTGGGTCCGCTGGTGATGACGGTGGTATTCATCGAGTTCTGCGACCTGATTTTCGCCTTCGACAGCATCCCAGCCGTTTTCTCGGTATCGCTCGACCCATTCGTGGTGTTCTTCTCGAATATCTTCGCCATCCTGGGCTTGCGTGCCCTCTTCTTCCTGCTGGCAGCGATAGCAGACAAGTTCCGCTATCTGAAGGTGGGTGTGAGTGTGCTGCTGGTGTTCATCGGTGTGAAGATGCTCATCCACGATTTCTTCGAGATTGATGCAGTCAGTTCGCTGGTATTCATCATCCTCGTACTGCTCGTCAGCATCGGGGCTTCGGTGGTGATTCCGCAGAAACAGGAAGCGTTGGAAAATACGAAATAAGCAAACCATTCTTGGAAGGAGATTATCATCAGGTAATCTCCTTCCAGGAAAACATAAAAAGGGCGATTGCTATTCCCCACGCAAGGGATAAGCAATCGCCCTTATCTTTTATGAACTCAGTTTAGAAAGAAGAGCAAATGAATTGGCTTTCCCTTCGGCCGCCGAACTTTGTTTCTTCACTCTTCTCTCTTCACTCAATTTACTTCCAAGGATTCTCTGTTGGGTAAGGCAGACTAGCTGGCTGGTTGTAAGCGATATCCTTGATGCCGAGATACTTGAATACCTCGAACAAGGTCTTACCTACGTGAGAGAATGCTACGGCTCCGTGGTGTGGATAACCCTTCTGAATCAATACGTGACGATAGAAGCGGCCCATCTCGTTGATGGCGAAGATACCGATACCACCGAATGAACGGGTAGGAACATCGAGAACCTCACCCTCTGCGATGTAGCTGCGGAGGTTGCCCTCTGAATCGCACTGCAGACGGTAGAATGTGATGTCAGAAGCTGCGATATCACCCTCCAAGGTACCACGGGTGAAGTCTGGTTTACCACCATTCTCCAACAAACGGTTCTGGATGAGCTGATACTTAATCTTACGGCTAGAGCACATCTTGCACTGTGGAGTGTTACCGCAGTGGAAGCCCATGAAGGTATCAGTCAACTTATAATCGTACTTGCCCTTGATGTCCTCATCATAGATATACTGAGGAACTGAGTTGTTGATATCGAGCAATGTAACGGTATCGTCAGAAGCACACATACCGATGTACTCTGAGAGCGCACCATAGACATCAACCTCGCAAGCTACAGGAATGCCGCGGCTAACGAGACGGCTGTTTACATAGCAAGGCTCGAAACCGAACTGGCTTGGGAATGCAGGCCAGCACTTGTCAGCGAATGCTACATACTGGCGAGAACCCTTGTGAGCCTCTGCCCAGTCGAGCAATGTCAACTCAAACTGTGCCATTCTGCGGCTGAGATCAGGATAGTAGCATCCCTCGCCCATCTCCTTGGCCATATCAGCGCAAACCTCATCGATACGTGGGTCGTTCTCATGCTCCTTGTAAGCTACGAGAAGGTCGAGCTCTGAATTCTCCTCAATCTCAACACCGAGTTCGTACAAGCCCTTGATAGGAGCGTTGCAAGCGAAGAAGTCCTGTGGACGTGGACCGAAGGTGATAATCTTCAAACCCTTCAAACCGAGGATAACGCGAGCTACTGGTACGAAGTCCAGAATCATCTTAGCTACTTCCTCTGCTGTACCTACAGGATACTCAGGGATGTAACCCTTCAGGTGGCGCATGCCAAGGTTGTAAGAGCAGTTGAGCATACCGCAGTAAGCGTCGCCACGACCATTGATCATGTCGCCGTCACCCTCTGCAGCTGCAACAAACATGCAAGGACCATCGAAGTTCTTTGCAATCAAAGTCTCAGGAGTCTCAGGACCGAAGTTACCGAGGAATACAACCAAAGCGTTGCAGCCCTGCTCTTTCACTTCGCCCAAAGCCTTGAGCATATCTTTCTCGTTCTCAACTGTAGTCTGGCAGTTGAAGATTTCACCCTTGTACTCTTTTACGATGTTCTCACGGCGCTGAGTAGAAAGCGCGATTGGAAAACAGTCACGGCTAACGGCAATAATACCGAGCTTTACTTGTGGAATGTTGTTGCTTACCATAATTTTAGTTTATTACTTAAGTTTTTGTATAAATTGCTTATATTTATTGATTCTTATTGATTCATTTTTGAGTTTG of Segatella copri contains these proteins:
- a CDS encoding TerC family protein, producing MEHVFTESMFLVGFVIFIAAILVLDMLVIDRKAHVVSIKEAGSWTAVWIILALAFAVFIYFHGDMVHGIENFDDLKLIASRYASHLKLDPNDYEGSLQQYRHYMTISYISGYLIEKTLSVDNLFVMMMIFTSFGVDKKDYQHVLNWGILGAIVLRFIFIFAGAALISRFAWILLVFGGFLVYSGAKMFLNRNKKEEINALEHPVVKFMQKRLHLGPLVMTVVFIEFCDLIFAFDSIPAVFSVSLDPFVVFFSNIFAILGLRALFFLLAAIADKFRYLKVGVSVLLVFIGVKMLIHDFFEIDAVSSLVFIILVLLVSIGASVVIPQKQEALENTK
- a CDS encoding copper resistance protein NlpE; the encoded protein is MKKKLVLTAAVIAALSVVSCNGKKTNSQGADQDSLSYAENDSLNSNDVILDSIAGTYEGTLPAADCPGIKTVLTLNADSTYQYSADYLERKDGHDEASGIFKVLANNVVEITRPSSGETSYYKVKDANSLIMTDSLGNEPEGAMAKHYVLTKKR
- a CDS encoding L-fucose/L-arabinose isomerase family protein codes for the protein MVSNNIPQVKLGIIAVSRDCFPIALSTQRRENIVKEYKGEIFNCQTTVENEKDMLKALGEVKEQGCNALVVFLGNFGPETPETLIAKNFDGPCMFVAAAEGDGDMINGRGDAYCGMLNCSYNLGMRHLKGYIPEYPVGTAEEVAKMILDFVPVARVILGLKGLKIITFGPRPQDFFACNAPIKGLYELGVEIEENSELDLLVAYKEHENDPRIDEVCADMAKEMGEGCYYPDLSRRMAQFELTLLDWAEAHKGSRQYVAFADKCWPAFPSQFGFEPCYVNSRLVSRGIPVACEVDVYGALSEYIGMCASDDTVTLLDINNSVPQYIYDEDIKGKYDYKLTDTFMGFHCGNTPQCKMCSSRKIKYQLIQNRLLENGGKPDFTRGTLEGDIAASDITFYRLQCDSEGNLRSYIAEGEVLDVPTRSFGGIGIFAINEMGRFYRHVLIQKGYPHHGAVAFSHVGKTLFEVFKYLGIKDIAYNQPASLPYPTENPWK